From the genome of Callithrix jacchus isolate 240 chromosome 7, calJac240_pri, whole genome shotgun sequence, one region includes:
- the LOC118143227 gene encoding uncharacterized protein LOC118143227: MQGPCSVDGSVGVSGMSTSLGGLKEAHGSPWPWPKELITLGPEESAHQVVLQRIQELSDLLARVISAALAQDFPEEYGVKVIAEPGHFYVESVCTAAVNIIAKKAVLEPGGSQKLVYYLNDGHYGSFCICHREPDPRVPIVVKVRGPHQPQESSPLPPHGLCLPDWEQWLCWTPEAGPCLLLNAHVGTCMMCCPQVRACAAAGYGGLSAKGTITRTKRCGLFSKIFKFFFLVVQESFPSLSRALPPAPLLLSPSHDLATKL, from the exons ATGCAAGGACCATGCTCAGTAGACGGCTCAGTTGGAGTTTCGGGGATGAGCACCAGTCTCGGAGGCCTGAAGGAAGCCCATGGAAGCCCGTGGCCATGGCCAAAGGAGCTCATCACCCTGGGGCCAGAAGAATCTGCGCATCAAGTGGTCCTGCAAAGGATCCAGGAGCTTTCTGATTTG CTGGCAAGAGTGATCAGTGCTGCCCTGGCCCAGGACTTCCCTGAGGAGTATGGCGTCAAGGTCATCGCAGAACCTGGCCACTTCTATGTGGAGTCTGTCTGCACTGCCGCTGTCAACATCATTGCCAAGAAGGCTGTGCTGGAGCCTG GAGGCAGCCAGAAGCTGGTGTATTATCTCAATGATGGCCACTATGGCTCCTTCTGCATCTGCCACCGAGAGCCTGACCCGAGGGTTCCCATCGTGGTGAAGGTAAGGGGGCCACACCAGCCCCAAGAGTCTAGTCCTTTACCTCCACATGGCTTGTGCCTCCCAGACTGGGAACAGTGGCTGTGCTGGACCCCAGAGGCAGGGCCTTGCCTACTGCTTAATGCACACGTGGGCACATGCATGATGTGTTGCCCACAGGTCAGAGCATGTGCAGCAGCTGGATATGGGGGCCTGTCAGCCAAAGGGACCATCACCAGAACAAAAAGATGTGGcttgttttccaaaatattcaAGTTCTTCTTCCTGGTGGTTCAAGAATCATTCCCGAGTCTCTCAAGGGCCTTACCCCCAGCACCCCTGCTTCTCAGTCCCTCCCATGATCTGGCAACAAAGCTGTGA